Below is a window of Littorina saxatilis isolate snail1 linkage group LG2, US_GU_Lsax_2.0, whole genome shotgun sequence DNA.
AAGCAGGATCTTCAAATGGGGAAAGTCTGAACTTGGCAGGATGAGGTCTTAATAATATTTGTAATAATATTTGTATATAATTAATTGTAATAATATTTTTGCTATGACAATGAACATCTCTTTTCCCACAGGTGCTGGAACTCTTAGACACGGTGTTCATGATCCTACGTCACAAGTCGCGTCAGATATCCTTCCTCCATGTCTACCACCACTCTAGCATGCTGTTGCTAAGCGACCTGGCCTACCACTACTACCCCTGGCCCGGCATTGGCGTCTTTCTGGGCATGAACTCTTTCGTTCACATCGTTCTCTACCTCTACTACGGCCTGGCAGCGCTCTTCCCAGACAGCCCCCCAACGTGGAAAAGACAGATGACGCAGATTCAGATCTTGCAGTTTCTGGTGGGGTTTGTACTAGCGTCGTATGGGTACGTTTACCATAACTACTGTATGTACAGTATTCTGTACGGCATCACAATGACGTGGCTGTTCTCCAACTTCTACTACCAAGCCTACGTCAAGAAGCGACCATCAAAAAAGGCGGAGGTTGTTCACAATGGAAAAGCAGATTAGAGAgtttgtgtcttcttcttcttctcgttcattCCTTCTCGACATCCACTCTAGAGAGTTTGTGTGATGAGTTATGTGGGTGATGAGGAACTATAAAAAGATCATTATGTCTGAAAATCAAATGGTTGAATTTGAGGAATTCTTTGGAGATAGTTCCTTTGGTGAAGTTTTCTTTTGTATATTTGAACTTATTTATGGTAATATGTTTGGTTGTGGTTCATTATCAGATTGTCTTACTTtctggtacagtggaacaccccttttaagacctcaagacatctgagaaattcaggtcttaaaaaggagggagtcttaaaacggggctAAATTTACAAAGGTTTATGActagaaaatctgagaaagcaaagtcttaaaagggggttccactgtatttgatATGTTTGGtggtgcttttgtgtgtttgtttgtgtaccccccccgcgggttagggtgaagaatttacccgatgctccccagcatgtcgtaagaggcgactaacggattctgtttctccttttacccttgttaagtgtttcttgtatagaatataatcaatttttgtaaagattttagtcaagcagtatgtaagaaatgttaagtcctttgtactggaaacttgcattctcccagtaaggtaatatattgtactacgttgcaagcccctggagcaaattttttattagtgcttttgtgaacaagaaacaattgacaagtggctctatcccatctcccccctttccccgtcgcaatataaccttcgtggttgaaaacgacgttaaacaccaaataaagtaaagtgtttgttcgtgtgttttgCTATTAATACTCAGACAGCATTATTGTAATATATtgtatactagatgattacccgcttcgccgggaagaagtagagccgaatacccggccgtcgccggggacccggcacgaaggaagggagatctaaaaatagtaacgtgcagtgaccttctaaatatagtaatgtacaaacgggaatatggattgacgccacacgaaggaagggagataaacgcaaaacactggagaagataaggaagagttactgggaatggtgaaatgaacagaaaaacaaaaatcggttcagcgctgtgagcacgtgttgaaatatctcatcgatgaggttgtgtccggggtctctctgaataagcccaccaaatttgaagcagatccatcgagaactttggccgtgcatggcgaatacacacacacacacacacacagacagacagacagacacaagtcgtatatatatatagatatattgTAAGTTTTGAATAGTTTTTGCTGAAACATTCTAGTGTTTACTTTTCAGCATAAAAAGGCTTTTTTCCTCAGTGCATGAAATGTCTTCCATCTGATCAATCTGAAGACAGTAATGCGCGCCACCCAATTTTGAAAATGGTAAAAAGATTTTGTCAAATACATGTACTAGACTCTTAGCCGGGGCCAGCTCCAGAGCTCTTTGTGACAGTTCTAATAATAGCAATGTCAAGATGCTtgattttttgtagccatgcaATTTCTATTTATCAAAACAACTATTCTTAAATTAAAAAGTCGTTTTAGAGCATTTCAcaaaatctttttttctgtgATGATGTATTTGAGGCTTTTATTGACCGGAAATTGTGTAAGCTTTGTCCTGCAAAATCGAATGTGGTCATATTTGatattttttgtctttttgggggggaagggtcaaAAAAAGATTTTGGgtctggagaagaaaaaaaggtttgGTCAGGGAATAAGCTCACAGTGAAAAATCATTTCTTGGCCAAGCTGTTCCAGATTACTGCTCTTCAAAACAGAAATACTCCTACCTTTGAtattaactcttaccagtttgCTCCCTTACCCATCGTAAGGAAGCTTACGATGACCCgccccctgtagttttccactgaccaattatctaattatcgaaaaaaaaattggttattttacattggatgggtcggacagtggataaactcatatgttagacacactttatgatagaaacaagctgggtttttgttataaattagttat
It encodes the following:
- the LOC138958920 gene encoding very long chain fatty acid elongase 5-like, which produces MAVESRYMSFLWLMLDLPTLPLFCAYLVMIGLSGVWQRLVPPATSLRPLLILHNFACCLASVISLCGFAYGNWESGSLYSRQTSVLLTNIFKLYWMTKVLELLDTVFMILRHKSRQISFLHVYHHSSMLLLSDLAYHYYPWPGIGVFLGMNSFVHIVLYLYYGLAALFPDSPPTWKRQMTQIQILQFLVGFVLASYGYVYHNYCMYSILYGITMTWLFSNFYYQAYVKKRPSKKAEVVHNGKAD